In a genomic window of Melanotaenia boesemani isolate fMelBoe1 chromosome 1, fMelBoe1.pri, whole genome shotgun sequence:
- the LOC121644892 gene encoding cytochrome P450 27C1 — MAILNRFTTTCWKRFQADRRNKQLFYVLRALHKSAASDALEIPAPREGSMSDRLVAPAHSGEKTRIKTLEEMPGPSTVSNLIEFFWKDGFSRIHEIQLDHRKKYGKIFKSHFGPQLVVSIADRDLVAEVLRAEGVAPQRANMESWKEYRDMRGHSTGLISAEGKDWLKMRAVLRQLIMRPRDVAVFSDDVNKVVDDLIKRVYTLRAQQPDGATVFNVNDLFFKYAMEGVAALLYECRLGCLENKIPQETQDYITALNLMFSSFKTTMYAGAIPKWLRPIIPKPWEEFCLSWDGLFKFSIIHIDKRFTEIKAQLQRGEEVKGGVLTHLLITKEMSLEEIYASVTEMLLAGVDTTSFTLSWTSYLLAQHPHIQQQIYSEVTQTLGPGTVATADDVAHLPLIRGLVKETLRLFPVLPGNGRITQDDLVVGGYFIPKGTQLALCHYTTSLEEENFADALDFRPDRWVRKDSTDRVENFGSIPFGYGIRSCIGRRIAELEMHLALTRLIQKFHIGVSPLTPEVKAKTHGLLCPAAPIHLQFTDREK, encoded by the exons ATGGCAATCTTGAATCGCTTTACGACTACATGCTGGAAACGTTTTCAAGCCGACCGGCGAAACAAGCAGCTGTTCTACGTTTTACGCGCATTACACAAGTCAGCAGCCAGCGATGCTTTGGAAATCCCCGCACCGAGAGAGGGGTCCATGTCCGACAGACTGGTCGCACCGGCCCATTCCGGTGAGAAAACAAGAATTAAGACTCTGGAGGAGATGCCGGGGCCCAGCACCGTTTCCAACTTAATTGAGTTCTTTTGGAAAGACGGTTTTAGCCGAATCCACGAAATACAG TTGGATCACAGGAAGAAGTATGGGAAAATCTTCAAGTCTCATTTTGGGCCCCAGTTAGTGGTCTCAATCGCGGATCGTGACCTGGTGGCCGAGGTGCTGCGGGCTGAGGGCGTGGCCCCCCAGAGAGCTAACATGGAATCCTGGAAGGAGTACAGAGACATGAGGGGCCACTCTACTGGCCTCATCTCAGC TGAAGGAAAGGACTGGCTTAAGATGCGTGCCGTGCTCAGGCAACTCATCATGCGCCCCCGTGATGTAGCGGTCTTCTCTGATGATGTAAACAAAGTGGTAGATGACCTGATAAAGAGAGTGTATACCCTGCGTGCCCAGCAGCCCGATGGAGCAACTGTGTTCAATGTGAATGACCTCTTCTTCAAATATGCCATGGAAG GTGTGGCAGCTCTTTTGTATGAGTGTAGACTAGGGTGTTTGGAAAATAAGATTCCTCAAGAAACCCAAGACTACATCACTGCCTTGAACCTCATGTTCAGTTCCTTCAAGACAACAATGTATGCTGGAGCGATCCCTAAATGGCTCCGTCCTATCATTCCCAAACCATGGGAAGAGTTCTGTCTCTCCTGGGATGGCCTCTTCAAATTCA GCATCATTCACATAGATAAGAGGTTCACAGAGATAAAGGCCCAGCTGCAGCGTGGCGAGGAGGTGAAGGGGGGTGTGCTCACACACTTACTCATTACGAAGGAGATGAGCTTGGAGGAGATCTATGCCAGCGTAACAGAGATGCTCTTGGCTGGCGTTGACacg ACATCTTTCACTTTGTCTTGGACATCCTATCTGTTGGCGCAACACCCTCACATACAGCAGCAAATCTATTCAGAAGTCACACAGACTTTGGGGCCTGGAACAGTTGCCACTGCTGATGATGTTGCTCATTTGCCTCTTATCAGAGGGCTTGTCAAAGAAACACTCAG ACTTTTTCCAGTTCTCCCAGGCAATGGACGAATTACCCAGGATGACTTGGTGGTTGGTGGATACTTTATCCCCAAAGGG ACTCAGTTGGCTCTGTGTCACTACACCACATCTCTGGAGGAAGAGAATTTTGCAGATGCTTTAGATTTCAGACCGGATCGCTGGGTACGGAAAGATTCCACAGATCGTGTCGAAAACTTTGGCTCAATTCCCTTTGGCTACGGCATCAGGAGCTGCATTGGCAGGAGAATTGCAGAGTTGGAGATGCATCTAGCTCTTACAAGG CTCATTCAAAAGTTCCATATTGGTGTCTCTCCTCTCACGCCCGAGGTCAAGGCCAAAACCCATGGGCTTCTTTGCCCTGCTGCCCCCATCCACCTGCAATTCACCGACAGGGAAAAATAA